A DNA window from Flavisolibacter ginsenosidimutans contains the following coding sequences:
- a CDS encoding cytochrome c, producing MKALYISACLVLLVGLGAGLTGCYKDIITQADPDGPPMAVSFKDDLVPIFSKNCALSGCHATGGHSPDLTTDNAYKSLNNGIYVNTLIPKQSKVYQMINGEMSTYIPSPLDKKKVYDWIRNGAPNN from the coding sequence ATGAAAGCACTATACATCTCCGCGTGCCTTGTGCTCCTCGTAGGACTGGGCGCGGGATTAACCGGCTGCTACAAAGACATCATTACACAAGCAGACCCCGATGGCCCGCCAATGGCTGTAAGTTTTAAAGATGATCTGGTTCCGATCTTTTCGAAAAACTGCGCTCTTTCGGGCTGCCACGCCACTGGCGGTCACTCGCCTGATCTGACAACGGACAACGCTTACAAGTCGCTGAACAACGGCATCTACGTAAACACATTGATACCGAAGCAAAGCAAAGTTTACCAAATGATCAACGGCGAAATGAGCACTTACATTCCTTCACCGCTTGACAAAAAGAAAGTTTACGACTGGATACGAAACGGTGCGCCCAACAATTAA
- a CDS encoding DUF5777 family beta-barrel protein, whose product MKLQFIHKTNVSRAALFFLSICLVCGVQAQTDSTTAQSSAAAEAPAVIKPKPVKNTFNSVWIIDNQTVMVPVKKTFEMDIMHRFGTVGKGYENFWGLFAPSNIRLGFNYSPLNKLYVGFGITKDNMLWDFNAKYAIIKQTNGLYPVSVTYYTNAAYDSRKDPDNSLFRTEALKEKGDFLAKRLGASPDRFKFFHQLIIARKITEKLSIQVAPSVTHQNAVNGYYKYVDSATKVVAGQMKHDHFAIAFSGRYKLTTVTNIIVNYDQPLTKHVVNNPAPNISLGFEFTTSNHAFQVFMGNYSYLNPARNNLENQNSMWTGKAFHSPITIKQFLIGFNVTRLWNY is encoded by the coding sequence ATGAAACTGCAATTCATTCATAAAACAAATGTCAGCCGGGCTGCTCTTTTCTTCCTGTCCATTTGCTTGGTTTGTGGCGTACAGGCACAAACAGACAGCACAACGGCACAAAGCAGCGCAGCGGCAGAAGCGCCGGCAGTCATAAAACCAAAGCCGGTGAAAAACACGTTCAACAGTGTTTGGATCATTGACAACCAAACCGTGATGGTGCCGGTGAAGAAGACTTTCGAGATGGACATCATGCACCGCTTTGGAACCGTTGGAAAAGGATATGAAAACTTCTGGGGTTTGTTTGCGCCGTCCAACATCCGCCTGGGCTTTAATTACTCGCCCCTCAACAAACTCTATGTTGGCTTCGGCATTACGAAGGACAACATGCTATGGGATTTCAATGCGAAGTACGCCATCATCAAACAAACTAACGGTCTTTACCCCGTGAGTGTAACCTACTACACCAATGCGGCGTATGATTCAAGAAAAGACCCGGACAACAGTTTGTTCCGAACCGAGGCTTTGAAAGAAAAAGGTGACTTTCTTGCAAAAAGATTGGGCGCTTCGCCTGACAGGTTTAAGTTCTTTCACCAACTCATTATCGCAAGAAAGATTACTGAGAAGTTGTCAATACAAGTGGCGCCAAGCGTAACACACCAAAACGCTGTAAACGGTTATTACAAATACGTTGACAGCGCGACAAAGGTGGTAGCGGGACAGATGAAGCACGACCATTTCGCAATCGCTTTCTCCGGACGTTACAAGTTGACAACCGTAACAAACATCATTGTCAATTACGACCAGCCTCTCACCAAACACGTGGTGAATAACCCGGCGCCAAACATTTCGCTCGGCTTTGAGTTTACTACCAGCAACCACGCCTTCCAGGTGTTCATGGGAAACTATTCGTACCTAAACCCGGCACGGAACAATCTTGAAAATCAGAACAGCATGTGGACTGGTAAAGCGTTTCATTCACCTATTACCATTAAGCAATTCCTGATTGGCTTCAACGTAACCAGGTTATGGAACTATTAA
- a CDS encoding c-type cytochrome, protein MKKNTILLAGLTVVLASFTALPNDPWPVPDKFSKMPNPVKSDATSLATGKEIWAKDCQSCHGKLGKGDGSKAAQLKTLPNDFTKADVQGQSDGALFYKTNEGRGDMPSFKKKISDPEEIWSVVNYIRTFKK, encoded by the coding sequence ATGAAAAAGAATACCATTCTTTTAGCCGGATTAACTGTTGTGCTGGCAAGTTTTACAGCGTTGCCAAACGATCCCTGGCCGGTTCCGGACAAGTTCAGCAAAATGCCCAATCCCGTTAAATCCGATGCAACGTCATTGGCCACGGGAAAAGAGATTTGGGCAAAAGACTGCCAGTCTTGTCACGGCAAATTGGGCAAGGGCGACGGTTCCAAAGCCGCTCAATTAAAAACCCTGCCCAATGACTTTACCAAAGCAGATGTACAGGGACAGAGCGATGGCGCTTTGTTTTACAAAACGAACGAAGGACGCGGAGACATGCCTTCTTTCAAAAAGAAAATCAGCGACCCGGAAGAAATCTGGTCTGTAGTTAATTACATCCGCACGTTCAAAAAATAA